A genomic window from Brevibacillus agri includes:
- a CDS encoding sigma-54 interaction domain-containing protein, which yields MIDFEAILDGLFDIVHVTDEKGRTLYCSGRYEEFFGIDPQEMIGKPIEEFYHLGYFSPTITMRVIRDRKKVHTIQTTRKKRRLLVEGTPLWDADGNFCGVVNTSIDITDHEQLQQEQNERKYVGGLLQSEMTKENSRRKGKISLVYRSQSMEQVTALAEKLAQVESSMILLGESGVGKGVLAKYIHECSPRADKPFVHINCGAIPETLLESELFGYEKGAFTGADKDGKAGLIEKANGGTLFLDEIGEMPLVLQVKLLNVLQEKTITPVGSAVPRKVDVKLITATNQNLRQMVKEGRFREDLYYRIHVVPLEIPPLRERREEIPVLVHYFLGVFCEKYCLDRQLSDACFRILAEYDWPGNVRELENVVERLVVTAPDVLITPTQIPRYIHSHEDSALGGIKVERVMQMQEAMEEVERQLLQRAYEQHKTTTKVAEALGISQPSASRKLRKWVFTGE from the coding sequence ATGATCGACTTTGAAGCCATATTGGACGGGCTGTTTGACATCGTTCACGTGACGGATGAAAAAGGACGGACACTGTATTGCTCCGGGCGCTACGAAGAGTTTTTCGGGATCGATCCGCAGGAAATGATCGGCAAGCCGATTGAGGAATTTTACCATCTGGGCTATTTTTCCCCGACGATTACGATGCGCGTCATTCGCGATCGGAAAAAGGTGCACACGATCCAGACGACCCGGAAAAAACGCCGGCTGCTGGTCGAGGGCACCCCGCTCTGGGACGCGGACGGCAACTTTTGCGGAGTCGTCAACACGTCGATTGACATTACCGACCACGAGCAGTTGCAGCAGGAGCAAAATGAGCGCAAGTACGTCGGCGGCCTTTTGCAAAGCGAAATGACAAAGGAGAACAGCAGGCGAAAAGGCAAAATCAGTCTCGTCTACCGCAGCCAGTCGATGGAGCAGGTCACCGCGCTGGCGGAAAAGCTGGCGCAGGTCGAGTCGTCCATGATTTTACTGGGAGAATCGGGCGTCGGCAAAGGCGTGCTCGCGAAGTACATCCACGAGTGCAGCCCGCGCGCAGACAAGCCGTTCGTCCACATCAACTGCGGAGCGATCCCGGAGACGTTGCTGGAATCGGAGCTGTTCGGGTACGAAAAAGGAGCGTTTACCGGAGCGGACAAGGACGGCAAAGCGGGCCTGATCGAAAAGGCGAACGGCGGCACGCTGTTTTTGGACGAGATCGGAGAGATGCCGCTCGTCTTGCAGGTGAAGCTGCTCAACGTCTTGCAGGAAAAAACGATTACGCCCGTAGGCAGCGCCGTTCCGCGCAAGGTCGATGTGAAGCTGATTACCGCCACCAACCAAAACTTGCGGCAAATGGTCAAAGAGGGCAGGTTTCGCGAAGATTTGTACTACCGGATTCACGTCGTGCCGCTGGAAATTCCGCCGCTGCGGGAACGCCGCGAGGAAATTCCGGTGCTCGTCCATTATTTCCTGGGCGTTTTTTGCGAAAAGTACTGTCTGGATCGGCAGCTTTCCGACGCCTGCTTCCGGATTCTCGCGGAATACGATTGGCCAGGCAATGTGCGCGAATTGGAAAATGTAGTGGAGCGGCTCGTGGTGACCGCCCCTGACGTCCTCATTACGCCGACGCAAATCCCCCGGTACATCCACAGCCACGAGGATAGCGCCTTGGGCGGCATCAAGGTCGAGCGGGTGATGCAGATGCAGGAGGCGATGGAGGAAGTCGAACGGCAGTTGCTGCAGCGCGCCTACGAGCAGCACAAGACGACGACAAAAGTAGCGGAAGCGCTCGGCATCAGCCAGCCATCCGCCAGCCGGAAGCTGAGAAAGTGGGTATTCACAGGTGAATAA
- a CDS encoding response regulator produces the protein METDSIRVLVVEDDPMVQEINKQFIERVPGFTVVGMAANGADGVWMVQELGPDLVIMDIFMPIQDGVKALAELRAAGQDVDVIVVTAAKDKATIQAMLRGGAMDYIIKPFAFDRMKKSLETYREFRQKIEQAGAASQDEVDQLLFRGASEREEEQARSASAGTGSKLSPLPKGLHAVTLEQIIRQLDNEDQALSAEDVAERVGIARVTARRYLDYLEKAGMVRIDVSYGGVGRPTNRYVRVDEHETGGGRRA, from the coding sequence GTGGAGACGGACAGCATTCGCGTACTGGTAGTGGAAGACGATCCGATGGTGCAGGAGATCAACAAGCAGTTTATCGAGCGCGTGCCAGGCTTCACCGTCGTCGGGATGGCGGCGAACGGGGCCGACGGCGTGTGGATGGTGCAGGAGCTGGGGCCGGACTTGGTCATCATGGACATTTTCATGCCGATTCAGGACGGGGTCAAAGCGCTCGCGGAGCTGCGCGCGGCCGGTCAGGACGTCGATGTCATCGTGGTGACCGCGGCCAAGGACAAGGCGACGATTCAGGCGATGCTGCGCGGCGGCGCGATGGACTACATCATCAAGCCGTTCGCGTTTGACCGGATGAAAAAGTCGCTGGAAACCTACCGCGAGTTTCGCCAGAAGATCGAACAGGCAGGGGCGGCTTCGCAGGATGAGGTAGACCAGCTTTTGTTTCGCGGGGCGTCAGAGCGCGAAGAGGAACAGGCTCGCTCGGCTTCGGCAGGCACAGGCAGCAAGCTGAGTCCGCTGCCAAAAGGGCTACACGCAGTGACGTTAGAGCAGATCATTCGCCAGCTCGACAACGAGGACCAGGCGCTGTCGGCGGAAGATGTGGCGGAGCGGGTAGGCATCGCCAGGGTGACGGCGAGGCGCTATCTGGACTACCTGGAGAAGGCCGGGATGGTGAGAATCGACGTCAGCTACGGCGGAGTCGGCAGGCCGACGAATCGCTACGTGCGCGTCGACGAGCATGAGACAGGGGGTGGCAGGCGGGCATGA